One window from the genome of Hydractinia symbiolongicarpus strain clone_291-10 chromosome 1, HSymV2.1, whole genome shotgun sequence encodes:
- the LOC130638441 gene encoding sterol regulatory element-binding protein 1-like, with protein MENLSIDVNMLSDINNSDFIDMLNEDQDFKDLFCDPQEPMPTETNLNIVNRQDALRSQSEFSLSSVEGFDQNFSASDTSLTDHNSPESLSYSPSYVQAYEVEYSPSTVSIDSGVPNSVDSGSLESPQLSPDSINASYSPIDLVDDCNNFSNVVSLNNYNEPEVTSQQDYLMRIINQQVQQALLQQQQQQQKQQQQQQQSLPSIQQQQQQQQSLPSMQQQQQQQQSLPSIQQQQQLQQQRLLLAAQQRLLQGQNSQFVQDQVPVQDNIVSPVQTKNDSQLRKMLLQTKSNFAQTKNNIINTLQDKKEKISSFKFPKPNAKSNKRKLPANQQEEKQQKIPIYDENHPVSINEIQLSPGDKMEALLLQQPNTPVAPTLQGIKTNVYPAKVSSLNKRNSDNASDLTTIPTSSSSINSVMQPLPKIPISRLKTNSNVTLFQPKSPKKQAAKRTRVEHVVIEKRYRTKISESLNELKIMLRHTDDKKATKNSILQAAIGEIKRLKRLNDSLSRKNKKMRKLFEELRSIGIIPSSQTVSSSGSESNTTEEASTESADALDMEPEVNQDHYASPFQRQSARDGAKLITCFTIFMFLFVNPLNILASKSGISSGGGSFSSRHLLSIGVEQDTSPQFYLVSNIINLVMSFFILMFMFLRGNPRCKKSSKLMQCFHSQLQKAQKKINKHEYEDAKGFVRIALFVIGNSCPKTFYGQLPSFLWKCCCHILYQLGIFTAMQSIGRSILPSKLSLATDKEEEEFVAKLSAEAYKKLHEIALKDPSSSYLEAACYLMNSIYAAEVSGDHELLCTAYATAVIHMKEKAWASCILQYYFLGCAHHVSLASKANYPFAVDWIFENRGYEYFAKGSWDVKQPSMFHVRDEDSELDEADLLQLVFAQFQEFLMMKAIRRIVVPETYYPNEGKIELRQRALSFLDSLGTGPVSEHLDSVSIHHHSVYGWWGTAFKNLLYVFKHGKLQNDELGLLNDMFEDIDERHRHSYISMTKFVIDGYISAQNVKHMTSNMKLLPTEMEECCYDINAKLLYASHVIERTRSVNAADCKSEMHELLLLMCCSLMVEARFTLWQIDNKRSTSEHELDLLTQQNELLQTHATKYLQLGQKVRQHELLIQSMSGMNQSELGHVMKRTNHIKSFLPKKDELNGIYYDGKHSSPR; from the exons ATGGAAAACTTATCAATAGACGTCAACATGTTGTCTGATATTAATAATTCAGACTTCATAG ATATGCTCAATGAAGATCAAGACTTCAAAGACCTGTTTTGCGACCCCCAAGAGCCTATGCCAACtgaaacaaatttaaatattgttaATCGACAAGATGCTCTGAGGTCTCAATCAGAGTTTTCACTCAGTAGTGTTGAAGGTTTTGATCAAAACTTTTCTGCTAGTGACACCAGTCTGACAGATCATAACTCTCCTGAAAGTTTGTCATACTCTCCATCATATGTTCAAGCATATGAAGTTGAATACTCTCCAAGCACTGTCAGTATCGACAGTGGTGTTCCGAATTCTGTCGATTCAGGTTCATTAGAATCTCCCCAGTTGTCACCAGATTCGATCAATGCAAGCTATTCGCCAATTGATCTTGTAGATGATtgcaacaatttttcaaatgttGTTAGTTTGAACAACTATAATGAACCTGAAGTAACAAGCCAACAAGATTATTTGATGAGAATCATAAATCAGCAAGTTCAGCAAGCTTTGTTGCAGCAACAGCAGCAGCAgcaaaagcaacaacaacaacaacaacaaagtctTCCCTcaatacaacaacaacaacaacaacaacaaagtctTCCCTCcatgcaacaacaacaacaacaacaacaaagtctTCCCTctatacaacaacaacaacaattgcaACAACAACGTTTGCTACTGGCAGCGCAACAGCGATTATTACAAGGTCAAAACAGCCAATTTGTTCAAGATCAGGTACCTGTGCAGGACAATATAGTATCACCAgtacaaacaaaaaatgatagccAGTTAAGAAAGATGTTGCTGCAGACGAAAAGTAATTTTGCACAAACcaaaaacaacataataaaTACTTTGCAGGACAAGAAAGAGAAGATTTCAAGTTTCAAGTTTCCAAAACCCAATGCTAAgtcaaataaaagaaaactaCCTGCCAATCAGCAAGAGGAGAAACAGCAAAAAATTCCTATATATGATGAAAACCATCCTGTGTCTATCAATGAAATACAACTGTCTCCTGGTGATAAAATGGAAGCTTTGTTGCTGCAACAACCGAACACACCTGTTGCTCCAACTTTGCAAGGAATAAAAACG AATGTTTACCCAGCTAAAGTTTCTTCTCTTAACAAAAGAAATAGTGACAATGCATCAGATCTTACAACAATTcctacttcttcttcttctataaACTCTGTAATGCAGCCACTGCCAAAAATTCCTATATCCAGATTAAAGACAAACTCAAACGTGACATTATTTCAGCCAAAAAGTCCCAAAAAGCAGGCAGCGAAACGTACTAGAGTGGAACATGTTGTGATTGAGAAAAGATATAGAACGAAGATCAGTGAATCTTTAAACGAATTAAAGATTATGTTACGTCACACTGATGACAAGAAG GCTACAAAAAATTCAATCCTGCAGGCTGCAATTGGGGAGATTAAACGATTAAAAAGACTCAACGATTCTCTTTCacggaaaaataagaaaatgagAAAACTTTTTGAAGAGC TACGAAGTATTGGTATAATACCCAGCAGCCAGACTGTTTCCAGTTCAGGAAGTGAATCGAATACAACAGAAGAAGCAAGTACTGAATCAGCAGATGCTTTAGATATGGAACCTGAAGTTAACCAAGATCATTATGCTTCTCCGTTTCAACGCCAAAGTGCAAGAGACGGTGCTAAACTTATTACTTGCTTTACTATCTTTATGTTCCTGTTTGTAAATCCACTAAACATCTTGGCAAGTAAATCTGGAATTAGTTCAG GAGGCGGATCATTTTCTTCAAGACATCTATTGAGCATTGGTGTGGAACAAGACACATCTCCACAATTTTATCTTGTTTCGAACATTATAAATCTGGTCATGTCCTTTTTCATActtatgtttatgtttttgcGAGGAAATCCACGATGTAAGAAAAGTTCAAAGCTAATGCAATGCTTTCACAGTCAATTACAAAAGGCACAGAAGAAAATCAACAAG CATGAATATGAAGATGCAAAGGGTTTTGTCCGCATTGCATTGTTTGTGATTGGAAACAGCTGTCCGAAAACATTTTATGGTCAACTTCCGAGTTTCTTGTGGAAATGTTGTTGTCATATTTTGTACCAGCTTGGAATTTTCACAGCAATGCAATCGATTGGTCGATCTATATTGCCCTCGAAATTATCACTTGCGACAGACAAAGAAGAGGAAGAATTTGTAGCCAAGTTATCAGCAGAAGCGTACAAAAAACTACATGAAATTGCCTTGAAAG atCCTTCTAGTAGCTATCTTGAAGCTGCTTGTTACTTAATGAACTCCATATATGCTGCAGAAGTTTCTGGAGATCATGAACTCTTGTGTACAGCATATGCAACCGCTGTCATTCATATGAAAGAAAAGGCATGGGCCTCTTGCATTCTACAG TACTACTTCCTTGGTTGTGCGCATCACGTCTCACTAGCAAGCAAAGCTAACTATCCATTTGCTGTTGATTGGATTTTCGAGAATCGTGGCTATGAATACTTTGCTAAAGGATCATGGGATGTGAAGCAGCCCTCTATGTTTCATGTCCGAG atgAAGACTCGGAGTTGGACGAAG CTGATCTTCTTCAATTGGTTTTCGCACAATTTCAAGAATTTCTGATGATGAAAGCCATCCGAAGAATCGTCGTACCAGAGACGTATTATCCCAATGAAGGAAAAATTGAGCTTCGTCAACGTGCTCTTTCTTTTCTTGATAGTCTTGGTACTGGACCAGTGAGTGAACATCTTGATTCAGTATCAATACATCATCACTCAGTGTATGGTTGGTGGGGTACTGCTTTCAAGAATCTGTTGTATGTGTTTAAACATGGTAAACTGCAGAACGATGAATTGGGACTTCTCAATGACATGTTTGAAGACATCGACGAACGACACAG ACACAGCTATATCAGTATGACGAAGTTTGTTATTGACGGCTATATATCTGCGCAAAACGTTAAGCATATGACAAGCAACATGAAGTTGTTGCCGACTGAAATGGAGGAGTGTTGTTACGACATTAACGCCAAGTTGCTGTACGCGTCGCACGTCATCGAACGAACAAGATCGGTTAATGCGGCTGACTGCAAATCCGAAATGCATGAG CTACTTCTCCTAATGTGTTGCAGTCTAATGGTAGAAGCTAGATTTACACTGTGGCAAATTGATAACAAGAGAAGTACGAGCGAACATGAGTTGGACCTATTAACACAACAAAATGAGCTCCTGCAAACTCATGCGACAAAATATCTACAACTTGGTCAAAAA